The nucleotide window GTGAAGACCTATCACCGCATCCAGGAGGTCCTCGCCGAGGACCTCCCCATGATCTTCCTTTTCGTGCGGGACGCGCTCCCCGTGGTGGCGTCGCGCGTGCACGGTCCCGATCCGGGCCCGGCGGGGATCATGTGGAACCTGCCCGAGTGGTACGTCCCCAAGCCGCTACAGGTCTACACCGCCGGCTAGATGGGGCTTTTCGTCCTCCGGCGGCTCCTGCTCGTCGCGCCGCTCCTCGTCGGCATCACCTTCATCTCCTTCGTGGTGATCTCGCTCGCCCCCGGCGGGCCGCTCGACTTCCTCGAGGCGGACAACCCCGACCTCTCGCCGGACGTGAAGCGCCAGCTCACCGAGCTCTACGGGCTCGACAAGCCGATCGTGGTGCAGTACGGGCACTGGCTCCTGCGGATCGCACGGCTGGACTTCGGCCGCTCGTTCCTGCCCGATGGCCGGCCGGTACTGGCGAAGATCGGCGAGCGCATGCCGGTCACCCTCGCCCTCAACCTCATCGAGCTGATCATCATCGTGACGGTGGCGGTCCCGATCGGGGTGCTTTCGGCCACGCGCCAGTATTCGCTCTTCGACAAGATCACCACCATCTTCGTCTTCGTGGGCTTCGCGACGCCGGATTTCTGGCTCGCGCTCCTCCTCATGGCGCTGTTCGGCGCGCAGCTCGGCTGGCTTCCCATCTCCGGCCTCCGCCACATCAACGCGGAGTACCTGCCGTTCTGGAGCCAGCAGTGGGATCTCCTGAGCCACCTGATCCTGCCGATCACGGTGGCGACCTTCGGCGGCCTCGCCGGCTTCTCGCGCTACATGCGCCAGAGCATGCTGGAGGTCGTCCGGCAGGACTACGTGCAGACCGCGCGCGCCAAGGGGCTGCCGGAGGAGGTGGTGATCGGCAAGCACGCCCTCCGCAATGCCTTGCTGCCGGTGGTGACCATCCTCGGCCTCTCGCTGCCCGGCCTCATCGGCGGCAGCGTGATCATCGAGTCCGTCTTCGCCATCCCGGGCATGGGTCAGCTCATGGTCCAGTCGATCTACGCGCGCGACTACCCGGTGGTCATGGGCAATCTGGTGATCGTCTCCGTGCTCACGCTGGTCGCCAACCTCTTCGCCGACCTCGCCTAC belongs to Candidatus Methylomirabilota bacterium and includes:
- a CDS encoding ABC transporter permease, encoding MGLFVLRRLLLVAPLLVGITFISFVVISLAPGGPLDFLEADNPDLSPDVKRQLTELYGLDKPIVVQYGHWLLRIARLDFGRSFLPDGRPVLAKIGERMPVTLALNLIELIIIVTVAVPIGVLSATRQYSLFDKITTIFVFVGFATPDFWLALLLMALFGAQLGWLPISGLRHINAEYLPFWSQQWDLLSHLILPITVATFGGLAGFSRYMRQSMLEVVRQDYVQTARAKGLPEEVVIGKHALRNALLPVVTILGLSLPGLIGGSVIIESVFAIPGMGQLMVQSIYARDYPVVMGNLVIVSVLTLVANLFADLAYGLVDPRIRLGRRRSR